The following nucleotide sequence is from Dunckerocampus dactyliophorus isolate RoL2022-P2 chromosome 7, RoL_Ddac_1.1, whole genome shotgun sequence.
TATCTTCGCTCTAAACTCCCCATCACGGCGGAGACAACCACTGCAGGGGAGGAGGAGGTCCAGACAATAAGTTCTGTAACACAAAACCCTCTGGAGAAGGATCCTTTGACGAGTGGGGTTCCTCAGTCTGTCACTCTGGAGCCCGAGGAGATCAGCGAGTCCCATCATGAAGAGCATCACATAGAGCCTGGTCATCATCTAGTGTCCTCAGAGCCGCCAAGCCTGGAGATCTCCATTTCGAATTCAGCATCAAGACCAGAGGAGCTCAGCAGCTCCTCAGAGAAGCATCATCACATGGCTCACACCCACGTCTCAGAGGCTACGCCGCTCCATCTCAGCACCCCTGGAGATGTTTCTGGACAGGAGGCTGGAGTATCTGATGTGACGTCATCCATCCAAACTTCGTCTCATACTGAAGAACCTAATTTCTCCACTGTGTCGCCTTCTTCGTACAACAACACACCAGAGGACCATCCAGAGGAGCGCGAGTCTGGAGAGGGGAGAGCAAACCCAGTGATGGACATCCTGGTTGCCAAGGAAACCATCACAATAGCCTCCTCAAAGCCATCATTTGAGTCAAGTAAGTCAGCCCAAAGGTTCTTCCACAGcaaactcctccaagcatgcctttacgAAGCTTGCTTTGTGCgctgggaacagaaaagggtctTTCCCAAAGtcttcccacaaagttggaagcatattATGGTCCAAAATGTCTTCTTAAGAGCTCTTTCATCTTTCAAATAACTATTGATTATTTCTTCATAAAAAGAAAATTGGACGTTTTACATAGTTTAACATGGTTATCTTTTCATGGACAGGTTCTGATGCTGGTGAGGAGCACTCAGGTGTGGCGTCCATCACTACAGCGACACCAGGTGACATCAGTGGACACGCCCATCATGCAGAGATCCCAACAGCAGAGGTTATCGTGATCCCAGGCTTGATCCACTCCTCTGGGAGCCCACTCAGCACCACCACAGAGGTTGTTAGCTTGATCCCAGACAGCACTGAACCACATGATCACACAGAATCAGTCCACAACGTctcagaccatgatggacctgATTACACAAGGGAAACCACAGCCAAAGAATCAGGTTTCTGGTCAGAAGACAGTCCAGAGGGCCTGGTCATATCAAACCCAACTCAATTACCGGATCACCACAGTGAATTTGGAACACACGAACCTGAAACCACACAGATCCCTCATGTGACACCACACTGGGAACCAGAACCTACCTCTTCCACGCTGCAGGCGTCTGGATCCAACACAGAGTCCAGTACTCCCCTTTTAGTAACCTTGCATGAAGTCACAAAGGATGGAGCAGTGGAGTGGACCGCGAGCACCACGAGTGGACCTCAGGGAGCGGAAGAGGAGACCAGTACTGCATTGGGTAAAAGATGCACTGGATGTCACCTCCAAGACCACACCTTAGAAAACTTCACAGACCCAACTGTGGAGCCAGAAGTGCCGACTGCCATGGCTGCTAGACGAGAAGTCATCTTAAGTACTGGTACATAACTTCATAACTAAACGCACTTCAGACTTGAAACCCAGCACCCAGTTCATCCTCTTCACGAAGAAACACCGCCCTCTGGTGGTAAACGTTGTGTTTGACTTGGAGACGCtttttaagtaaataaattaaataaattaatatctTAAATGCtgtaaacataaaacaaaaatatacttTATGTGTCACTacattagtttttgttttttatcctAAAATTTGTGGtctttgcacacaaaaaaagtggaATAGAGCATATTAAGTAcggtattttgtatataaaatataatattatatatttttaaaaagaggcaaaaacaagtgtaaataagtttaagtaaaaaaaaaatagagggaATTTAAACTACACCAAGAAAATAATCTATCAGTGTGAACAGAAAATGACATCACAAAACACAATAcgccacacaaacaaacaaacaaacaatccacGCCTTCTCTGCAGACTCGTGCCGGGAGCGGCCATGTTTGAATGGAGGAACGTGCGTGGACGGCAAGGTGCCCACGTGCCTCTGCCTGCCCGGGTACGGCGGCGTCCTCTGCCAGACAGGTAAGGTCTGACCTCACGATGGCGACACGACACTCGCTGATGCTTCCTCACATCCTCTCGCTTCCAGACGCTGAGGCGTGCGAGGAAGGCTGGGAGAAGTTTCAAAGCTTCTGCTATCGTCACGTGACCTCGCGGCAGAGCTGGGAGGGGGCGGAGCAACACTGCCGGACGATTGGCGGGCACCTCGTCTCCATCATGACCCCTGAGGAGCAACATCACATCAATGGTAGTCGTTGATTCAGGAAAATCTAAAAACCTTTCTCCCACTCTTAATACCTACGTTTGCACTTGGGTTTCCTGACTAGAACGATACCATCAATGTAGTGTTTAAGTATGTTCTAAATTGTCTTATAGCAAAAAAATGACCTAATGATCTCCACTTTTAGGCATTTTTTGGAATATGCCCTGCTTTTACCAGCAACATGAAACATGTTCACATGTGGTTTGCAGCTTTTACGACAGTTGTTGATATTGGGGCGTCGCATCTACTTTTCCAACATTCCTGTCCTCCACAATACGCGACGTCCGTAGAGACGACTTTGTTTGGACGGTGGTGGAAGTGTTGGAAGGAGACACAACACAGCGTTTCATGTTGCTCTTCTTCCTGCTGTTGTTTGGTCGGCACCTCAGGGCCCTCAGATACCAATCTAACATTCTTCTGCTCGGCGGATGCGGGCCGCTGCCATGGAGCTTTTACGGAGGAATTTTCACGTCTTCCAAAGTTTGGAAACTGAACTAATTGGTGCACATTTGCTCCAACGTCGTCTTTGACTAATAACAACGAAGATGAGATGATTTGCTGAACAACAGTCGGTGCCACTGACTATTCCCTTTGTGGCATATTtgtagtacagtagatccccacttttcaCGTTTGAATTAAGGCTTTGGATTATACTGCTGGGTCAAGGCGCCACCGTGTGCTCtgccggctcgctcctcccactccaaatcctcctgctcgcttgacgttgatgttctcctctgatttcggctcaacatttgcaataaaagtgactgttttaattattagattagcttCAGCTCCAATAACTAGGGTTGTTCCCATACAACTTTTTGACTTCCATACGATTCCGATATTGCAGGTCACGGGCCGATACTGATATCGAGCCGAAGTCGTGGTGTTGCGAAAATTTTCATGACATTTTTCAATTGTGCAATAAGGTTGGTTGTATTCAAATTTGCCGATTCTGTGCCActacgggaaacttgtgcatgacaactTTGCACTCAGCTACAACGTCTTTTTAGGACTTTAACAAAAACTACTGCCTCaaggccgacatcactcctgctgcttgctaaacacgctagcttgcgctgttgttgtgatcgtATGGGCGCTGCATGATGATCGGTACCCAATGGACCTCTACACctgttttaaaagcaaaataaaagtaataaataaatagaatatcagagattttagatgcagaccGTTATAATgcgataatgttttttttgctgttatcAGACCGATATCTGATACCGATATCGGATTGGGATACCCCTACCAATAAATCTACccatctctctttaattgctaTTGTTCGCTCGCGACGGAGGAAGCAAACAAGCTAAATCCGTAGAGTTGCATCCAAGCTTAAGTCGTAAATATGCTGATGATAATGACAGCTGATTTATATTAGTTGAGTTATATTattgacttagggtgaatgagatgtgtttttttgcaaaaaaggcAGCTGAGTGTTTCCATGAATAAAAGTGTATTTGTTGACCAAAAATGAGCAAATTTGCAGggatgtgaatgctgaatcatgaaCACGCGATGACCCACTGTACTGTATTCCATTTTAATACCCCGTCTATGGTTGGGACGCACATTTGTTCTTGGTTATTAGTCAATGTTCTTACTGGATCTCTTTCgttgtacctaatgaagcgtcCTATGTGTGTATGGTTTGTAatcagaaaaatacaaagaATATCAGTGGATCGGCCTGAATGACAAAACCATCGAGGGAGACTTTCGCTGGTCGGACGGGAACCTTCTGGTGAGTGTTTGCTACTCCCCTGTCCTCccttttacattttaatctttCGTCTTGCGACTCAGCTGTTTGAGAACTGGCACAGAGGACAGCCTGACAGCTACTTCCTGTCCGGAGAGGACTGCGTCGCCATGGTGTGGCACGACGGTGGGCGCTGGAGCGACGTGCCGTGCAACTACCACCTGTCCTACACCTGCAAGAAGGGCCTATGTGAGTCCAGATGAGTCACAAACACGTGAAACTCTTTCTTTTCAAAGGCCTCATCCATGCTGTCCTCCCCTCAGCGTCCTGCGGTCAACCTCCAGCTGTTCCCAACTCCAAGCTCTTTGGTAAGACACGTGCACGCTACGAGACGCACGCCAAGGTGCGCTACCACTGTGAGCAGGGCTTCATGCAGAAGATGAATCCTGTCATCAGCTGCTTGCCCAGCGGCCAGTGGGAGGAGCCAATGATCACCTGCCTGCCAGGTATCAATTAATGCTAATGCTATTGTGCTATTGTTTTAACAGTGGACGTTTCTTTCTTAGAGTGTGATATGGGGGAGTTTCAGTTTCtagttacagtcaaacctgtcttagtggccacctttatagaagggccacctccctatagcagccactgaaaaatcccccccagcaaatttacatcttatagaccctgtgtatagcagtcacctgtctaacgcagccagcagccacccattttgtctcccttggtcaatatctgactgcatatagcggccaaattaccaactcaagttgaagcttcatgcacgaaaaagttttgtttttcaatcaatgaaggcgtcgtgtgtagactttaattactgagtcgtagctcagtcacaatcattcacaagatccacacaaactgtcagttgttccacataaaaaagccgtcttcttttgagctagctatttcctggtcaaacatgtaattttaagagcatttgcaccaaaacattaccgcaaagtaggctgggaacaggacgtgctcccagcgacgctacaataaaaaaaaaaaacatatgctagcatgcatgcggcagcgggagcaaaactgagtttgattgtacttaactgaagtattttatcagttatcagttattattaagcctctagcttccttttagtaagtaaaaaccttggctatgattgcactacattgtcatgtagacctacaaagtacacttggaagaacaggaggtgaataaatgtattgcaactgatgtgaaactgatgaggggtaggattaaataagctttgcttcttcctactcctttttggacatgcaaaattgtgaattgtactatgtgatgtgctactgtttgactcatgcatgttcaggattaaaaccatgaaccatgataataacaagctttgtagtgctgtacaacttttatcagcagtccgcagtgccatctactggtcaacattattattattattattttccctttttttttcttttttttcctctactggtcaacattcaaactggacatcaacctgtctatagaggccacctgtctatagcggccacttttgcagactccctctagtggccgctatagacaagtttgactgtacttcatttatttccatttgCTCCCATCTTCAGCTCTCTCGCAGGAGGAACGCTCAGTGAGTTCAGCTCCTCAGACacggaaggaggaggaggtgacgGAGGCCCACACCGAGAGCAGCTCTCCACGTCTGGGACATTCATAAGTAGAACATCTTAAGTCTTCCTCTTCGTTACGGACTGTCACTAACCTtagtttttcaaataaaatcattGTAATCCAGAACAGTACATTCATGTCAACAAGCAGCTGTGCTTTGAATTCATCAATAAATGTTCTTCTGGGTCACTTGATCTTTCCTTGATCAGCATCCTTTGCTCATGACAACTACAAACTTCATGtttatttgacttttgaggcatgtTTTTTCCAGAAATTTTGCTTTTTAACTTCATATCTTTTTAACTGGCTTACAGACGTTCCTAGACGTTGATAGACGGCGCAAGCCGTTCCAAACATTGGACAAAATTTCTGGCTATAGATTGCGATTAGTGGGTGTCATATGTTACTCCGTTTTCACTATTACTCAGACGGAAATTTGTAGACTTTGGGTTTGTAGACTTTCGTGCCTGTTGGGATAGAAGTGGGATAGTACTCCTAAATGATAGTATGCCAAGGTAATAGTGAtccaaatatacttttaaaacgaGCCATGGTGTTAGCAATGTAGCTTCTGTAACAGTTTGATTGAGCTTGAGCTAAGTTTAGTAGTTAGTAGTAGTAGATTAGtagttaggaatggaatattttcctctcTGTTCTGGATGGGTACTGCGAAATGTATGTGCTTATCCACAGCAGAGAGATAACACActcacaagacctttcacttggaacaaaggCACCCTGTTCTTTTTAATGATCACACACACATGTTTATGTGTTATTAAGAGTCACCCTTCTGTTTGCTGGCTGAGCTGCCCAGCCTCCTGGCAACGattggttgaaaccagatcaCACCAATACACCGACAAATGTTTCCTGATCACTGGGACCGCCTCCACAGCAGGCATGTGAAGAAGAACTCAGTTTCACTTTCAAGATCACTTAGACACCAGACTTTGCTTGGATTCACTCCACACAGAATAAACAGTTAAACATACTTTTTAACTCAGATAGTTGTTGATCAGCTGAAAGAATTAAAGAAGATGGGTGGTTCCCGCCCTGCTAAAAGGGCCGGACCGAACATAGTCACACCTGGAGATTGGGGCACCAGGTTGGCGTCATGAAATTGTgactgtaaaagaaaaaaaagaaattgcgACTGTTACTACAAAAAGAGTCAGGATAGCGAGTTTTTGCCTGTCAAAAAGAACTTACAGGCGTTCTCCTTTGAGGATTCCAGCAAATAATATGTCTTTCTTGAGACCAATTACTTAAGACTTGGTCCACAAGATCTCAAAGTGGTTGACAACCCGATTATGATCGGGGTGGGCAACATTGGCCTTGTTTGAAATTTGGTCAGAGAGGTCTTCTTTGAGAATTGGACCAGATCATATTGATTGGGTATCTGAAACTAAATTACTTCAAATTTGAATCAACAATGTGAGTCTAAGTGGTTTGGGGTGAGGATCCGGATTAAAATTTTGACTATGTCCCTTGGGACTTCTTTGGGACATGGGTCAAAAGACTTAGATCTTACATTAGGAAGGGATCAGATGACAATGGACTTCTTGGACTAGAGATTTTGACCGAAAGACTTGAGGACTGAACCATGTAACTTTATCAGACTTTGGTTATTTTTTAGgacttttacatttgtttttcagctggtTTACAGACTAGATGTTTGCAGACTAGATGTTGAGAGACGAGCGTTTCATTCTTTGGACATGTTCAAAATTTCCAACACCCAGCTTTGGATAGCATTTTGCCATCCTCACGTGTTACTCTGGCATTTTCGCTCTTACGCGGGGTGGTAACTTCCCGGTTTGTAGACTTTCGTGGCTGTTGGGCAGATGGAAATAGTAGTCCAAAATAATCGTTTTCCAAGGTAATAGTGATCCAAATATACATTCAAAACAAGCCATGCCGCTAGCACAGTAGCTTCTGTAACAGGCTGATTTATCGTAAACGGAAAAGGCTACTGTTGTGTAAAAACTAGAGTCAAGATCGAGAGGTTATATCAGTCAAAGGGTGACTTGAAACACCTTTTGTTACTCATACTCAAGCAAACATTACTCAGTGAAGACGTTACTCATATTgaagcatacatttttaaagatgTATTTAGTTATTACTCATGCTCTTCTGTCTACCGTCCATAgcccaaaaaattacaattgtGCCGTCGGAAGGCGGAATCATTTAACGGCGCGGTCGGACGGAGTCTTAAGATTAGATATTAAGTACAgaacttgaaaaatgaataCACTTAAGccattttcttgtttatttaccTGAAAGCAGCCACACACATCAGATAGATACTGTACTATAGCTAGATAGAtcgatagacagatagatagatagctagatagatagatagatagatagatagatagatagatagatagatagatagatagatagatagataagcTGTTTGATGTGATTATTCTGACTTTAAGACTTGCTTATAGCAGTAGGCTCCATAGAGATGCGAGGACTTCTGGGGGAATCCAAATGAGTGCACTCCGGCGCCAGGAAGGCCTCCACAGCGCACTCTTGGGGTGCCGATTGGGAAGCGCACACTGCCGTCTCTCAGCCACCCGCCGTCGCATCGGTCATAGTTACGGAAGCGCCAGGCAGAGTAGAGCTGGCCCACCAACGCCAGATCAGCTCCTTGGCGTCCACACGCTTGATCGGCCTGCTCAAAGGAGAATGAGCCCGGTATGTAGAAGACGGAACCTGCCAGGGGGGAAGGAACGTGTCTTTAGAGTCCCGCAGGAACATCTGAAGACCTTCACAAACAACGACTCTCACCAGTTGTCAAAGAGGTGAAGCAAAAAGCATCAAAACGATCTCGATTCTTGTCTTTGGGTCCGTAATTGCGAATGCCAGGATGTGGTTCTGCTCCACAGGCGGGACGAGGAGTAATGATGGGGTACTGCACTGATCCATCCTGCAACCAGCCTGCGTTACACCAGTCCAGACCCTCCGTCCAGGCTGTAGGAGACAACATGGTGGTCTTACTCAGAGAACATGGAAGAAGACACTGGGGGATGTTGAACTTGATTTACATGTTGCAgttatagttttaaaaaatccttgatctgttttcattttggtgTAGCGTAGATAATTTGCACCTCTGTACAATTGGTTGTATGATGCTAATACTCCATCCTGCTCCTCACACGCCGTCTTGGCCTCGCCGAAAGTCAACTTGTAGCGGCCGTTTCTACTCTGATACGGGAAAACCACACCTGCAAGTAAAAATACGTCGGTCTTGACGTAGCAGAAAGCACGTAAGACTCCTTCCGCGTTTTTCACTACCTTCGATCCTCAGAGTGACGACCACGCTCTCATCCTCGATGTCGTTGATAAGCTCGCAGCGGTACGTGC
It contains:
- the bcan gene encoding brevican core protein, which encodes MKWDVLLSVLLATICLLVLPTSSNHQNAPDDAKLLHVTIPDGPLVSAELGASLTLTCLVSLAHPPPAPSTNGRHAVLSLPRVKWGLVGDDKKTEILVARGDRVQVSEAYESRASLLHYGVSPADLTLRLEGVRHGDAGLYRCEVQQGPEDAFDVTEVKVKGLVFHHQDASNPHSFTFEQARQACQAIGAQIATPEQLLASFHGGYERCHAGWLSDRSVRYPVQEPRDGCLGDADGLPGVRNVGAFEPEQVFDVYCYVGDIAGEVFHGSAPKRFTFWEAKAHCLREGAELASPAQLYAAWNEGLNHCSSGWLKDGSVRHPIPTPGGRCGNVEPVGPSNQTMFPEDQSRHDVYCFRGDLYIPSPSSPLTTEPEHINYLRSKLPITAETTTAGEEEVQTISSVTQNPLEKDPLTSGVPQSVTLEPEEISESHHEEHHIEPGHHLVSSEPPSLEISISNSASRPEELSSSSEKHHHMAHTHVSEATPLHLSTPGDVSGQEAGVSDVTSSIQTSSHTEEPNFSTVSPSSYNNTPEDHPEERESGEGRANPVMDILVAKETITIASSKPSFESSSDAGEEHSGVASITTATPGDISGHAHHAEIPTAEVIVIPGLIHSSGSPLSTTTEVVSLIPDSTEPHDHTESVHNVSDHDGPDYTRETTAKESGFWSEDSPEGLVISNPTQLPDHHSEFGTHEPETTQIPHVTPHWEPEPTSSTLQASGSNTESSTPLLVTLHEVTKDGAVEWTASTTSGPQGAEEETSTALGKRCTGCHLQDHTLENFTDPTVEPEVPTAMAARREVILSTDSCRERPCLNGGTCVDGKVPTCLCLPGYGGVLCQTDAEACEEGWEKFQSFCYRHVTSRQSWEGAEQHCRTIGGHLVSIMTPEEQHHINEKYKEYQWIGLNDKTIEGDFRWSDGNLLLFENWHRGQPDSYFLSGEDCVAMVWHDGGRWSDVPCNYHLSYTCKKGLSSCGQPPAVPNSKLFGKTRARYETHAKVRYHCEQGFMQKMNPVISCLPSGQWEEPMITCLPALSQEERSVSSAPQTRKEEEVTEAHTESSSPRLGHS
- the hapln2 gene encoding hyaluronan and proteoglycan link protein 2 yields the protein MRCSLVLLVSCLTWTTALLTAPTELKYLLDPPVYAEVIGRRGENATLPCILKTKPVHYKVKWTKLEPGRIGPENIVMISNAQASKRHGKLGPRASLRRAHNMDASMQLSDLQLQDGGTYRCELINDIEDESVVVTLRIEGVVFPYQSRNGRYKLTFGEAKTACEEQDGVLASYNQLYRAWTEGLDWCNAGWLQDGSVQYPIITPRPACGAEPHPGIRNYGPKDKNRDRFDAFCFTSLTTGSVFYIPGSFSFEQADQACGRQGADLALVGQLYSAWRFRNYDRCDGGWLRDGSVRFPIGTPRVRCGGLPGAGVHSFGFPQKSSHLYGAYCYKQVLKSE